One segment of Bacillota bacterium DNA contains the following:
- a CDS encoding sugar ABC transporter permease: MKQEGKVKQKTVKLKRISYSTSRRLNALLFISPWLVGFIVFFIMPMFNTILYSFNSVSVAEEGGIQFEFTGIQNYIDLFRTEVSSRGRQFARVFLDENINIFVNTPLIVIFSLFLAILINMKYKGRSVVRVIFFLPIVLGIKVVTNHLMISTGGDIVDAAVDSVIDNTRLMNVLISYTFLPVSITRFMSGVVSNIFNLISQSGVQTLIFLAGLQSINPSLYEVAKIESANSYDVFWKITLPLLSNVTLFVLIYTFVDLFLASPITKEIYTFAFKKNNIGIGSALSAVYMFNILLDLGILILLLRSRKGGVRHSEIY, translated from the coding sequence GTGAAACAGGAAGGCAAAGTGAAACAAAAAACTGTAAAATTAAAGCGAATAAGCTATTCAACATCTCGCAGGCTTAATGCACTGTTATTTATTTCGCCATGGTTGGTGGGGTTTATTGTATTCTTTATAATGCCTATGTTTAATACTATACTGTATTCGTTCAATTCTGTCAGTGTTGCTGAAGAGGGAGGGATACAATTTGAGTTTACCGGGATACAGAACTATATTGATTTATTTAGAACAGAGGTATCCAGCAGAGGCCGGCAGTTTGCAAGGGTTTTTCTAGATGAAAATATAAATATATTTGTAAATACTCCTCTCATTGTTATCTTCAGCCTGTTTCTGGCAATTCTTATTAATATGAAGTATAAAGGCAGAAGTGTTGTTCGTGTTATCTTCTTTCTTCCAATAGTTCTTGGAATCAAAGTTGTTACCAATCATCTTATGATTTCCACGGGTGGAGATATTGTTGATGCCGCAGTTGATAGTGTAATAGATAATACAAGGCTGATGAATGTGCTGATTTCTTATACCTTTTTACCTGTTAGTATCACCAGGTTTATGTCAGGTGTAGTTTCTAATATATTTAATCTTATATCACAATCAGGCGTACAGACATTGATTTTTTTGGCGGGGCTGCAATCCATTAATCCTTCCCTGTATGAAGTAGCTAAAATAGAAAGCGCAAACAGTTATGATGTTTTCTGGAAGATAACTTTACCATTGCTTTCAAATGTAACCCTATTTGTTTTAATATATACTTTTGTTGACCTGTTTTTAGCATCGCCCATAACAAAAGAGATATACACTTTTGCGTTTAAGAAAAATAATATTGGTATAGGTTCTGCATTATCTGCAGTTTACATGTTTAATATACTTTTAGATTTAGGAATTTTAATATTGTTATTAAGAAGCAGGAAAGGTGGCGTGAGGCACAGTGAGATTTACTAA
- a CDS encoding carbohydrate ABC transporter permease has product MRFTNNFFNAFNKLSVVRYEGLLSNTYIVKQKIANIVYKIFLASLILGLCFSILYPLLKTLPVVFCDIEDLGNPDVIWMPIKRSVTSFRAAIRLIYGNGLVMVQSLGYAAIITFIQLFICSMTGYALGRVKFRGSNFLFFLVIVTFVVPPQSLLISQYLHFKNFDIFGIIKALTGSTIDLINKPYALYIIAFFGFGVKQSLFVFIFRQFYRGMPVELEEAALIDGCGFHKTYYRIALPNAIPAIVTVATLAYVWNYGDTYYTAYFQPDGPYLSIRLTQTFMSANVSNVLRAVSIWFDAPGVTTFAFDAVKQAAVILYMLPLLVVYFLVQKKLVENFERSGIVG; this is encoded by the coding sequence GTGAGATTTACTAATAATTTTTTCAATGCATTTAATAAGCTATCTGTAGTTCGGTATGAGGGACTTTTAAGCAATACATATATAGTAAAACAAAAGATTGCGAATATTGTATATAAAATATTTTTGGCATCGCTGATACTTGGATTGTGCTTTTCAATATTATATCCGCTTCTAAAAACGTTACCTGTCGTATTTTGCGATATAGAAGATCTTGGTAATCCTGATGTTATATGGATGCCTATCAAGAGATCGGTTACAAGTTTTAGGGCAGCGATTAGATTAATATACGGTAACGGACTGGTAATGGTTCAATCCCTTGGATATGCAGCGATTATTACGTTTATACAGCTGTTTATTTGTTCTATGACCGGTTATGCACTGGGGAGAGTTAAGTTTAGAGGGAGTAATTTCCTCTTTTTCCTGGTAATTGTTACATTTGTTGTTCCTCCTCAATCTTTATTAATATCACAGTATCTTCATTTTAAGAACTTTGATATATTTGGGATTATTAAAGCTTTAACCGGAAGTACAATAGACCTTATAAATAAGCCATATGCATTATATATAATAGCGTTTTTTGGCTTTGGAGTAAAGCAGAGCCTTTTTGTATTTATTTTCAGACAGTTTTACAGGGGTATGCCGGTTGAGCTTGAAGAAGCAGCTTTAATCGATGGGTGCGGTTTTCATAAGACTTATTATCGAATAGCCTTGCCAAATGCTATTCCGGCGATAGTTACAGTTGCAACATTAGCTTATGTCTGGAATTATGGCGATACATATTATACTGCTTATTTCCAACCCGATGGACCTTACCTGAGCATCAGATTAACCCAAACATTTATGTCAGCAAATGTGAGTAATGTATTAAGAGCAGTAAGTATATGGTTTGATGCCCCGGGCGTAACCACCTTTGCTTTTGATGCGGTAAAGCAGGCAGCAGTAATATTATATATGTTACCGTTACTGGTGGTATATTTTCTGGTTCAGAAAAAGCTTGTTGAAAATTTTGAACGTTCGGGTATTGTCGGCTAA
- a CDS encoding aminoglycoside phosphotransferase family protein yields the protein MMDTKTLEMLKRVSENYDIKGSIEGYSKYLNGHINDTYYVKFSVDSNSPGKYREYVFQRINDYVFKEPSKVMHNIKEITRYWNLLENKPDCDIITFLDSKSGENYIYCDGSCWRVCSYVENSVSYETVEDPKVLRSAGYAFGRFQYALSGFPIEKLYETIPNFHNTRKRLDDLFKVVTADPLGRVKGVMKEISFFERYYSLASRLVDMQNRGELPLRVTHNDTKYNNILMDKDTCELLCVIDLDTVMPGLSMYDFGDAVRFAANTAVEDETDLSRVGLNMENYIEFTRGFISASKDFLTKNELENMALGAVVITIELASRFLADHINGDKYFRIHRPNHNLDRARCQIRLAQDMIERYDEMCEIVRDVYMAPAKKYRKSLELAKVLY from the coding sequence GTGATGGATACTAAAACATTAGAAATGCTCAAAAGGGTGAGCGAAAATTACGATATTAAGGGGTCAATAGAAGGTTACTCAAAGTACTTAAATGGCCATATAAATGATACATATTATGTTAAATTCTCCGTAGACAGTAATTCGCCGGGGAAGTATAGGGAATATGTTTTCCAGAGAATAAATGATTATGTTTTTAAAGAACCGTCAAAGGTAATGCACAATATCAAGGAGATTACAAGGTACTGGAACTTATTGGAAAACAAGCCTGACTGTGATATTATAACTTTCCTTGACAGTAAAAGCGGGGAAAACTATATTTACTGCGATGGCAGCTGCTGGCGCGTGTGCTCTTATGTTGAAAACTCGGTAAGTTATGAAACTGTGGAAGACCCAAAAGTGTTAAGAAGCGCAGGGTATGCCTTTGGGCGTTTTCAGTATGCGCTGTCCGGTTTTCCAATAGAAAAACTGTATGAGACTATTCCGAACTTCCACAACACCAGGAAAAGGTTAGATGACCTGTTTAAGGTGGTGACTGCTGACCCACTGGGAAGGGTTAAAGGGGTTATGAAGGAAATAAGTTTTTTTGAAAGATACTATTCACTTGCATCAAGGCTTGTGGATATGCAAAACAGGGGAGAATTACCTCTTCGCGTCACCCACAATGATACCAAGTATAACAATATACTTATGGATAAAGATACCTGTGAACTGCTGTGTGTTATCGATCTGGATACTGTTATGCCGGGATTAAGCATGTATGACTTTGGTGATGCTGTGCGTTTTGCAGCAAATACTGCGGTGGAGGATGAAACCGATTTATCAAGAGTGGGTTTGAACATGGAGAATTATATAGAGTTTACAAGGGGATTCATAAGTGCATCAAAAGATTTTTTAACAAAGAATGAACTTGAGAATATGGCACTTGGAGCTGTAGTTATTACAATAGAACTGGCATCGCGCTTCCTTGCTGACCACATTAACGGCGATAAATATTTCCGCATACACAGGCCAAACCACAACCTTGACAGGGCAAGGTGCCAGATAAGGCTGGCTCAAGACATGATTGAAAGGTACGATGAGATGTGCGAGATAGTCCGGGATGTGTACATGGCACCGGCTAAAAAATATCGAAAATCGTTGGAACTTGCAAAAGTATTATATTAA